DNA from Musa acuminata AAA Group cultivar baxijiao chromosome BXJ1-5, Cavendish_Baxijiao_AAA, whole genome shotgun sequence:
CTCATGGATAAAATTTACACAATATGATGGTGGAGGCTGATGAAAAGTCTTCTCATGATGAAAAACTTCTTTAGTATATTAATGTTGCGTCAATAGACTACTCATAGCCTTATGCTGGTAGAATTGAAAGGGACTTATTCAATAGCAATCACTTTAACTCTAGAAGGAACTTTAAAGCTAAACAGGTCCTTACAGTTTCTGCATGCATTTATTCTCTTAATGTAATATTATGTCTGAAATTCTTATACCTTCATGTCTCCAGCACTCTGTGCTTGTTTCTGCATTCTGACTCTGGTTGGTAATTGCATGATCACAGCTGTTGGAAGAAGATCCAGCATTAAAGAGGTTCAAATCATATAAGAATAACCTGAAGCGGGTGTCAAAAATCGGGGATGTTCTTACTATACTTGTTGTTGCTGGTATGATTTTTGTCATATTTCTATCTTTAAAGCTTCCAGTCATCATGTAACAATATCCTTGTTGTAGTGTATAATTTTGTCATACAAATTCATGTCACTAAAGAAAACCCTTTTAGGCAGGATTATGTGGTATTTTTTCATAAATCGATGAGTGTCTTGACTTGATTACAATTGATTGTCACTTGAATGTTGTGCTGATTGACACAGTAAATACTGTAATCAATTCAGGATCTATACAATCCCAGACTAGTCCTTGGGGCCTTGCTTGGTTTTTAACTTTCATGCTATGATGATCTTTTCCATTTTGTAGCAGTAAGAGAATTGGTGATGCTGGAACTGGCTTATGTATGCTGGCTTTGTGAATTATCTTATATAGGTTGTGCTTACTAGTATACTATTTTGAAATTATGGTCAAAGGGTTAAATTGTGAGGTTTGCAAGCAAGGTTCAACTGCCTAGAATCCTTATTTAATTAATGTTCTTAAAAATTAAGTCATATAGattctaaaagaaaaaagagcTCTCGACTAACGCGGCTCGATTTAGACCGAATCTAAGCCAAATCTAGACTGTTCTGATTACATCATGTATTCTCCGAGGACTATTGCCAAACCAAAGTTTATTAAGTAAGAATTGCTTCTGCAATTTTAACTGTCTTATTTGTATAGATGCAAGAAAAACTATGCAAAACCCTATGTTTTTACCAGTCATAAGATcattaatatttttcttcttaTCCTGTTAAAATGCTAAAAAAACGTTCATTTATTTGCACATCTTTGTGTTAGATATCATTTGGTTGGATAAATTGACTCAGATGCTTATTGGTGTACAACTAGGATATATGTAGGTAGTTTAGGGACAATTTGAGCCCTAAAGTTGGTTATGGTCGAGTCAGTTTCGGGTTAAAAGTGTCTTTGGGTCTTTTTTAATCTATTCTATGTCAATTGagatcttttcttttatttttcatatggGTTCTTCAATTAAGGCTTTTTCAAAGATGTTCAGTTTGAACAAGAGTCCAACTGATAGGAACTCGGACAATTATTTTCTGGATTAGTTCTTGGAATCCCAGATCAAAATGTGTTATATAGTGGCATTTTGGGGTGGTACCTATTGTTTGCATGCTCGTGCTGGCCGAAAAATGGCATAGTTATCTTCCATCAAGGTTAGTGTGGTCCTTGCTGACACCTTTCTGGCATGATATGTATCAACCTATATCAGCGCACCACCAACTATGATTCTTGTCCTAGATGGTTTAGAAGCCCTAATATCTCTAGGTTCAATGTTGGGTTACTTATTGAGATCTTTCCATCAGTTGCAATAGTGTTCTGTTGGTGAGTATTTTTTGGTGACAGTTGAATAAGTCAGAATGCTGGGGCTATTAAAgtctgcaattttttttttcacttgtaaGAAAATTATATGTTCTTCGGTATGACTCGGATGTGTTCTTTATACCTTCACAAATTTTTTTTGCTTGTTCACTGTGTTCAATACTCTCGAACTTCTTTTCTTGATCTCTTTTCAGCCTGCACGTATGAGCTTTATGCAGTGGCAACTGTGAGAAAGGATCAGAGGCAGCAGCATTGACGTTCTGCAATCAACTGAAGAAATTGCACAAGGATGCTCTTCACCTGCTGTTTGTAGACATTTGCTTGTTTCTTTCTGACGAAACCTCTCTTATTTGTGATGCAGAATAAATTTGGCTCCAACTCTATGTCCAATAGGACCTTTAATTCGATACGCAGCTGTATTCTCTCTCTATGAAAGTAGAGAATGTTTTGAGTATGTAGCTTTCCTTGAAGTGCAAGTGCCAAATTTGGTTATGACTCGTAAGTCTGGTACATCAATTGATCAGACTTGAGAACAAGGTGCAAACGAGTCAGATGGCTAAAGAATTAAGGCCACATCTGGTTTCTGGATGTGGCGGATTAAGCTGGCAGACGTCAAGAAGGATTTAGTTAACCTGATCGACAAATTTTGTTCCTTTAATGAGGATGATTttgaataaattataataattctttTTTACACTCTCTAGTGTAATTAgtatattaatataaataatatttatatttatattttattcttatttagtaatatgatttgtgatgtttatatttataaatatgataaataatatcttcatgttttttatttttaagattcaaacatatattttttaaagaaattattttaatatttttataaaatattgattCAGCATGTATAAGAATTAATGTTTTAAACATATTTTACAAGCAGAAAACGGTATTTTATGATTAATATGtatgtataaaataattaatatgggGTTATGTTAaggtaataaatatatatattgtgattagAAGTGGTATAATCAATCTTAAGTGAATCTGAGTTTGAACATgattaaagtaaaaaaatttaaattttaaatctcaTGCGGTaggtataaataaaaatataattaaagatcAGTGTTATATCAAGAATGGTGATATATAAGATTGAAGGATAAGTTtagtcaaaaaaatattatttttatcaaattaaattaGATTTAATTaaagattattataattttataattatattagtaaaataaaaaataaaaaaaaactttgaatAATGTTCAATAGGATTGAACCCTATACCTCAGGGTAATGTTCAATAGgattgatcctttttttttttttagtcattctttcagtttttttttttcatggagGTCAAGAAATTCTAACTCTAAGTAAGATTGAAGTAAGAAAAACTCTATTCTTTTCATACTATATCTAgggttttaattttataaattataaactgATTTTTTCAGTTATTTTTTAGTAATCTAGactttgaatttatttttgattTGTTTTGTATTAATCTCTTATGATTGTAAGGTTTTTAGTATGACTTTAATATGGGATTGGTGCATGAAGTTatttttgtctcaatctaatatACTTAGAATTTTCTATTTTCTAATAAGGGATTCTATTTAAGCTAAATTGACCCTCTTAAAGATAAGACTAGATTTtatccttttgatatattttaaaaagttcacTTAGGTTTCTAAGAAATTTAGAATTGAGTGAATATCACCGTACACCAAGATACGAGGTTTATAAGTTCATTAGTCCCAACCCAATTTCACCGGAACAAAATATGTATTAGTATTTAATTAGGAGAATAGTATAGCCTCCAAATAATTCTATCTTAAATTAAAAATTAGTGTGTATTTAGTTTACAAAATTCAAAATTATGTGATGGTTTATatctcttatttttataaaattttatgttaattCAAGATTATTTGATCAGCTAAAATAATGAAGCAAATTTTTTTCATAGAATTATGTGATGGTGTGTGATTGATAATAGCTAGTTCattgattataaaattaattgTTGAAAGATTAATAGTGTACTTTAGATAAATTTTCAGGTTGAGTGATATTAACTAGCGATTTTATCAaattttttctatgaattattattttaaattattataaattaataattcaaGAGATATGATTCTCAATTGAGGCATCTCATAATCTTATGCTCCCAATTTGatggattttttattttctaatacaTTTGCTCATTAAGGAACGTGGTCTTTGATTGTTATTTTCATTTTGAGTTAAGTCAGGTAAGTATAAGTTTATTTCACTATAAAACAGTGatccaataaattattatctttataatatattttgaaaagcagaatgatatgattgtcaatgtaaatgtatatatattgtaAGTATAAAACTATGTGAATTACGATAAAAATATATTGTATACGTGCATATATGATGAAGTGGATGTGAGAGAATATATATGTTTTCTATGATATGCGGTATGCAAGTATATGGATATGTTATGACATACAATGCACATATATGCTATGATGTGAGGTATGAAAGTGTAGTGTATATATGTATTATAACGTGTAGTATAAGAGTACATGCATATATTATGACATACAGTGTgaaagtgcatatatatatatattatgatgtatattgTGAAAATatacgtatatattatgatgcgGTGTGAGAGTGTAGTGtgagtgtatgtatatattacGATGATGTACGATATGAGAGTGtaagtatatattatgatatggaATATAGAAGTTTATGGATTTACTATATTTTCTACATGTGCatataagtattttaaattatttcaatgtAGAATTTTACCTCTTTATCTATCTTGCTTATACTATGTTATAGGATTATGCTTGTTAAAGAAGTCatagaataatatatttattattaattatcttatgttaatgattttaaaatatgatatacaTGACATAATAAATActcatttaaataaatatataaatatttatgctTATCGAGTCTAGTCGTTACTCACATCCTATTTTACAAACAAGGATACTAGTACCCCACTCAAGTAATTGGGTAGAAAAATAAGCACGTGCAAGTTTATGCCAACGTAGATATAGACAATGAcctatgaatattttatatatatataatttaaatatattatgtttatatataaattttttaattagatgttataattatatatagGTATTAAAATCATTCactacaagaaaattttaaaatatgatattctatTTTATGAGTGAAATTTGGAGTAAACTCATGCGAGTTTATAACTTGATGATTTTTTGTACATTCCCTAGTGGGATTTTACACCCCAAAGTAATTGGTGTTCT
Protein-coding regions in this window:
- the LOC135673087 gene encoding succinate dehydrogenase subunit 7, mitochondrial-like, producing the protein MAAFRRLAESTHFAALRSSSQKEASTSPSNQISRRGYHIDLGAREKALLEEDPALKRFKSYKNNLKRVSKIGDVLTILVVAACTYELYAVATVRKDQRQQH